One Sediminibacillus dalangtanensis genomic region harbors:
- a CDS encoding AbrB/MazE/SpoVT family DNA-binding domain-containing protein produces MKSTGVVRKLDQLGRIVIPMEVRRNLEIEEKDPVEIFVDEDKIVLQKYKPRKQCMITGEISEDNIVLPSGIVLSPKGMEILQEQIEENFPAKS; encoded by the coding sequence GTGAAAAGTACCGGTGTAGTAAGGAAATTGGATCAATTGGGCCGTATTGTGATCCCGATGGAAGTTCGCAGGAATTTAGAAATTGAAGAAAAGGATCCTGTTGAAATTTTTGTCGATGAGGATAAAATCGTCCTGCAAAAATACAAGCCGCGCAAGCAATGTATGATAACTGGGGAAATCAGCGAGGACAATATCGTACTGCCAAGTGGCATTGTGTTGAGTCCTAAGGGAATGGAAATCCTTCAAGAACAAATTGAAGAGAACTTTCCTGCTAAAAGTTAA
- a CDS encoding LysR family transcriptional regulator gives MNIESLRMFCRVVDEGSISQAARSSYVTQPAVTRQIRQLENRYGTLLFDRTDGKLLLSDAGKTLYGYAKEIVELDNISYEAMQELIGVQASVLKVGASLTIGEYLLPGLLGNFKKQHEEIKFSLSIGNTPYILAKLEENEVDIALVESTVDNDNFKVRKFADDELILVTAHNHRWATRDYIDVQELVEEKMIWREKDSGTRLIVENALDDRGVLEGIQHAMELGSMQSIKSAVEADLGVSILPRLTVTKELKYKALREVTVKDFSIMRDLWIVQKQRRFKKSAETDFEEFLLY, from the coding sequence GTGAATATAGAAAGCTTACGGATGTTTTGCCGTGTAGTCGATGAAGGGAGCATAAGCCAAGCGGCTCGGTCGAGTTATGTGACCCAGCCGGCTGTGACCAGGCAGATTCGTCAGCTGGAAAATCGTTATGGAACATTGCTGTTTGACAGGACGGATGGAAAACTTCTGTTATCGGATGCTGGAAAAACGTTGTATGGCTACGCAAAAGAAATAGTGGAACTCGACAATATTTCCTATGAAGCGATGCAGGAATTGATTGGCGTACAAGCGTCCGTACTCAAGGTCGGGGCCAGTTTGACAATTGGCGAGTATCTACTGCCTGGATTGCTAGGGAATTTCAAAAAGCAACATGAGGAAATAAAATTTAGTTTATCCATCGGCAATACACCGTATATTTTGGCGAAATTGGAAGAAAACGAAGTCGATATAGCCTTGGTAGAAAGTACGGTTGACAACGACAATTTTAAAGTTCGGAAGTTTGCCGATGATGAGCTGATTCTTGTCACTGCCCACAATCATCGATGGGCTACACGCGATTATATTGACGTTCAAGAGCTTGTTGAAGAGAAGATGATATGGCGTGAAAAAGACTCAGGTACACGTTTAATTGTCGAAAATGCTTTGGATGACCGAGGGGTGCTGGAGGGGATCCAGCATGCAATGGAACTCGGCAGCATGCAATCGATTAAGAGTGCAGTGGAGGCAGACTTGGGTGTCAGCATCCTTCCACGTTTGACGGTGACAAAAGAATTGAAATATAAAGCTTTGCGTGAAGTAACTGTGAAAGATTTCAGTATCATGCGTGATTTATGGATTGTCCAAAAGCAGCGTCGGTTTAAAAAATCTGCCGAAACCGATTTTGAGGAGTTTTTGCTTTATTAG
- a CDS encoding formylglycine-generating enzyme family protein has product MAKETPNHHTCSCCAGSRTEIHESFQNKEEGTKSIVSAGAQVRYQEKMIYVPGGEYLMGTDDEEGFKTDGEGPVRKVEVSPFYMDSYTVTNEEFDAFVKETGYQTEAEKYGWSFVFYKFLPEKPSMAIQQLPSTPWWFAVEGAYWYQPEGPDSSIEDRMDHPVIHVSWNDAEAFCQWAGKRLPTEAEWEFAARGGLEQKRFPWGDELTPNREYRCNIWQGDFPKENTADDGYVGTAPAKSFPANGFGLYNVSGNVWEWCADWFDRSRDMEQLVNPTGPSKGTSKVMRGGSYLCHHSYCNRYRVAARSSNTIDSSTGNMGFRCVRDA; this is encoded by the coding sequence ATGGCAAAAGAGACACCTAATCATCATACTTGTTCTTGTTGTGCCGGAAGTAGAACGGAAATCCATGAGTCTTTTCAAAATAAAGAAGAAGGCACTAAATCAATTGTAAGTGCAGGAGCACAAGTGCGGTATCAGGAGAAAATGATCTATGTTCCCGGCGGTGAATACTTGATGGGAACAGATGATGAGGAAGGTTTTAAAACCGATGGAGAAGGACCAGTAAGAAAAGTGGAAGTATCTCCTTTTTACATGGACAGTTATACAGTCACCAACGAAGAATTTGATGCGTTTGTGAAGGAAACAGGTTACCAGACCGAAGCAGAGAAATACGGTTGGTCGTTCGTATTTTATAAATTTTTGCCCGAAAAACCATCCATGGCCATTCAACAGCTTCCTTCCACACCATGGTGGTTTGCTGTGGAGGGGGCTTATTGGTACCAGCCGGAAGGGCCGGATTCTTCGATTGAAGACCGAATGGATCACCCGGTGATTCATGTTTCCTGGAATGACGCGGAAGCGTTTTGCCAATGGGCCGGGAAACGGCTGCCGACCGAAGCCGAGTGGGAATTTGCAGCTCGCGGGGGCCTGGAGCAGAAGCGGTTCCCGTGGGGAGATGAACTGACGCCGAATAGAGAATATCGATGCAATATTTGGCAGGGTGATTTTCCAAAAGAGAACACCGCGGATGATGGCTACGTGGGAACTGCGCCGGCAAAGTCTTTTCCTGCCAATGGATTCGGCTTATACAATGTATCAGGGAATGTTTGGGAATGGTGTGCCGACTGGTTTGATCGAAGTAGAGATATGGAGCAGCTAGTAAATCCGACCGGGCCTTCCAAAGGAACTTCCAAGGTGATGCGCGGCGGTTCCTATCTTTGTCATCATTCTTATTGCAACCGATATAGAGTAGCAGCCCGCAGTTCCAATACCATCGACAGTTCGACCGGAAACATGGGGTTCCGGTGCGTGCGTGATGCATGA
- a CDS encoding sulfite exporter TauE/SafE family protein yields MDIMTGLLLLCIGIIAGGYGTIVGAGGGFIFVPALLLLFHMDPAVASASGLVIVLINSLSGVLGYAKQEKIIYKTGLTIGMSALPGSLAGVWLLQHFSSQYFYVVFATTLVALGLFLFSKNTPFPRKGVINKDGKKAYQEAGPTLEKDASVTQAASISNAQNTGASSGWFIPLGLVMGILSSYLGIGGGWLLVPILIYIFNVSTHFATATSLFSLCLYSSVGVISQFFYGNIDWMTVFWGGAGVIAGAQLGVLLSQRIPGRIIMQMLSILLVVIGVRMYFS; encoded by the coding sequence TTGGACATCATGACAGGATTATTGCTGCTTTGCATCGGGATAATCGCCGGGGGTTACGGGACTATCGTAGGAGCAGGGGGAGGATTCATTTTTGTACCTGCGTTATTGCTGCTCTTTCACATGGATCCAGCGGTTGCTTCAGCGTCAGGGTTGGTAATCGTTTTGATCAATTCCCTATCAGGCGTGCTAGGTTATGCAAAGCAAGAAAAAATTATATATAAAACAGGACTGACTATAGGAATGAGCGCATTACCGGGTTCCCTGGCCGGAGTTTGGCTATTGCAGCATTTTTCTTCGCAATATTTTTACGTCGTTTTCGCAACCACCCTGGTTGCACTCGGGCTATTTTTATTTAGCAAGAACACACCTTTCCCAAGAAAAGGCGTCATAAATAAAGATGGCAAGAAAGCTTATCAGGAAGCTGGCCCCACTCTAGAAAAGGATGCAAGTGTGACACAAGCAGCAAGCATATCTAACGCCCAAAACACCGGTGCATCATCCGGTTGGTTCATACCGCTTGGATTAGTAATGGGTATTCTTTCAAGCTATCTGGGAATCGGCGGCGGCTGGTTATTGGTGCCGATTTTGATTTATATTTTCAATGTCTCTACTCATTTCGCAACAGCCACCTCGCTTTTTTCCTTATGTTTATACTCATCAGTCGGTGTGATTTCCCAGTTTTTTTACGGGAATATTGACTGGATGACGGTATTTTGGGGCGGCGCAGGTGTCATTGCCGGTGCCCAGCTTGGCGTTTTGTTGTCCCAGCGGATACCGGGACGCATCATTATGCAAATGCTCTCTATATTGCTAGTGGTGATAGGGGTTAGGATGTATTTTAGTTAA
- a CDS encoding bifunctional metallophosphatase/5'-nucleotidase yields the protein MWKKVLLAVLLSTSLFSTSVFAAPSENDHFKNRYKHVQLLGINDFHGQLDVYRDIAGRQAGGAEYLAAYLKKYEQETKNTLLVHAGDVVGASSPVSSLLQDEPTIEILNELGFDVGTVGNHEFDEGVDEMKRLIYGGEHEETGEFEGASFPYTVANVVDEDTGETILPPYVIKKVNGIPIGFIGVVTTETRNIVLPSGIEGVEFTDETNAINDAAQQLKEQGVKSIVVLAHVPASSEQDGTNPSGDVVEFAPHIDDEVDVILGGHNHDYANTVVDDKLIVQSYSSGTAFSDIDLMIDPKTKDIVSKEAAIVTTYHDRIEPDEQIADMVDTYKKDIEDLVEEVVAETSEAITTGQDESGESALGNLVADSQRATMGSDFAFMNPGGIRADLDEGPVTWGELYTMLPFGNNLVNMTLTGNQIKAVLEQQWEDNSSTILQVSGLQYTWEDDAPIGERIVEMTDNEGNPIEPSQAYTVTVNNFLAEGGDGFTVLTEGTNQVTGPLALDAMIAYLQEQEGPIAAPEDGRIEIK from the coding sequence ATGTGGAAAAAAGTACTACTTGCTGTCTTGCTTTCCACGTCTCTCTTCAGTACATCGGTTTTCGCCGCACCTTCCGAAAATGACCATTTCAAAAACAGGTACAAGCATGTCCAACTCCTGGGAATCAATGATTTCCACGGTCAGTTAGACGTTTACCGTGACATTGCCGGGAGACAAGCAGGCGGGGCAGAATATCTGGCAGCTTACCTTAAAAAGTATGAACAAGAAACGAAGAATACTTTGCTGGTCCACGCCGGGGACGTTGTCGGTGCCAGCTCCCCTGTATCCTCGCTGCTTCAGGATGAACCAACCATCGAAATTTTAAACGAACTTGGCTTCGATGTAGGAACGGTAGGTAACCATGAATTCGATGAAGGCGTGGACGAGATGAAACGCCTTATTTATGGAGGGGAACACGAAGAAACCGGGGAGTTTGAAGGGGCTTCCTTCCCTTATACCGTGGCAAACGTGGTAGACGAAGATACTGGAGAAACGATTCTACCTCCATATGTGATTAAAAAGGTGAATGGCATCCCAATTGGATTTATCGGTGTCGTCACAACGGAAACACGAAACATCGTGCTTCCAAGTGGTATCGAAGGTGTAGAATTCACCGATGAAACAAATGCAATTAATGATGCGGCTCAGCAACTAAAAGAGCAAGGGGTGAAATCCATTGTCGTTCTTGCTCATGTGCCTGCTTCTTCCGAACAAGATGGCACTAATCCGTCGGGTGATGTCGTGGAATTCGCTCCCCACATCGACGATGAGGTCGATGTCATATTGGGCGGCCACAACCATGATTATGCCAATACCGTTGTCGACGACAAATTGATCGTTCAATCCTACTCCAGCGGTACTGCTTTTTCGGATATTGACTTAATGATTGATCCAAAAACGAAAGACATCGTTTCCAAAGAAGCAGCAATTGTTACGACTTATCATGACAGAATCGAACCTGATGAGCAAATTGCAGATATGGTCGATACTTATAAAAAAGACATCGAGGACTTGGTTGAGGAAGTAGTAGCAGAGACTTCTGAAGCCATTACAACCGGTCAGGATGAAAGCGGCGAATCAGCCCTCGGGAACCTGGTCGCAGATTCTCAGCGGGCTACCATGGGTTCGGACTTTGCTTTCATGAATCCAGGCGGAATCCGTGCTGATCTGGACGAAGGTCCGGTCACTTGGGGAGAGCTTTATACCATGCTTCCGTTCGGGAATAATCTGGTAAACATGACACTCACCGGAAATCAAATCAAGGCTGTTCTTGAACAGCAATGGGAAGATAATTCATCCACCATTCTACAAGTTTCCGGGCTGCAGTACACCTGGGAAGATGATGCTCCTATCGGTGAAAGAATTGTTGAGATGACAGATAACGAAGGAAACCCGATTGAACCAAGTCAAGCGTACACAGTTACAGTGAACAACTTTCTAGCGGAAGGCGGAGACGGATTTACCGTACTTACCGAAGGAACTAATCAAGTAACAGGTCCACTTGCTTTGGATGCAATGATTGCGTATTTGCAAGAACAAGAAGGGCCTATAGCAGCGCCGGAAGATGGGCGGATTGAGATTAAGTAG
- a CDS encoding copper homeostasis protein CutC codes for MKLIFEVIVQNAEEAKQAEYLGVDRLELVSAISEGGLTPSYGTIKQVLQAVEVPVQVMIRPHSYNFYYSEADIAIILEDIKAVLGLGSNRIVFGGLTKDNAIDEKALAEIIKLDSKLDITFHRAFDEVVSQEAAYHTLLHYKQQVKRILTSGGETNCEAGKDNLKKLVNLSETTNGPAILPGSGLGQANIEPIHSVVSASQYHFGKALRKGGSFAQGFDPEAFSRIKQFLGVMDDRNV; via the coding sequence GTGAAACTGATATTCGAAGTAATCGTTCAGAATGCGGAGGAAGCGAAGCAAGCAGAATATTTAGGTGTTGACCGGCTGGAGTTGGTTTCCGCTATCAGTGAGGGCGGTCTGACACCTAGTTATGGCACCATAAAACAAGTGCTGCAGGCTGTGGAGGTTCCCGTGCAAGTTATGATCCGTCCACACAGCTATAATTTTTATTATAGTGAAGCCGATATAGCAATTATTTTAGAGGACATTAAAGCTGTGCTGGGCTTGGGCAGTAATCGAATCGTATTTGGCGGGTTAACTAAGGATAATGCGATTGACGAGAAGGCACTGGCGGAAATAATTAAACTAGATTCGAAATTAGACATTACCTTTCACCGGGCCTTTGATGAAGTTGTGTCTCAGGAGGCTGCATATCACACTTTGCTCCATTACAAACAACAAGTGAAGCGCATTTTGACTTCAGGTGGAGAAACAAATTGTGAAGCAGGGAAAGATAATTTGAAGAAACTAGTAAACTTGTCGGAAACGACTAACGGTCCCGCAATTTTGCCAGGGTCTGGTTTAGGGCAGGCTAATATCGAACCCATTCATTCTGTTGTCTCCGCTTCTCAGTATCATTTTGGAAAGGCATTGCGTAAAGGAGGGTCATTTGCGCAAGGCTTTGACCCGGAAGCATTCTCAAGAATTAAACAATTTTTAGGAGTAATGGATGACAGAAATGTTTGA